The following coding sequences are from one Pongo abelii isolate AG06213 chromosome 3, NHGRI_mPonAbe1-v2.0_pri, whole genome shotgun sequence window:
- the UFSP2 gene encoding ufm1-specific protease 2 (The RefSeq protein has 1 substitution compared to this genomic sequence) yields MVISESMDILFRIRGGLDLAFQLATPNEIFLKKALKHVLSDLSTKLSSNALVFRICHSSVYIWPSSDINTIPGELTDASACKNILRFIQFEPEEDIKRKFMRKKDKKLSDMHQIVNIDLMLEMSTSLAAVTPIVERESGGHHYVNMTLPVDAVISVAPEETWGKVRKLLVDAIHNQLTDMEKCILKYMKGTSIVVPEPLHFLLPGKKNLVTISYPSGIPDGQLQAYREELHDLFNLPHDRPYFKRSNAYHFPDEPYKDGYIRNPHTYLNPPNMETGMIYVVQGIYGYHHYMQDRIDDNGWGCAYRSLQTICSWFKHQGYTERSIPTHREIQQALVDAGDKPATFVGSRQWIGSIEVQLVLNQLIGITSKILFVSQGSEIASQGRELANHFQSEGTPVMIGGGVLAHTILGVAWNEITGQIKFLILDPHYTGAEDLQVILEKGWCGWKGPDFWNKDAYYNLCLPQRPNMI; encoded by the exons ATG GTGATTTCAGAAAGTATGGATATACTCTTCAGAATAAGAGGAGGCCTTGATTTGGCTTTTCAGCTAGCTACTCCTAATG aaatttttctCAAGAAGGCACTGAAACATGTGTTGAGTGACCTGTCAACTAAGCTGTCTTCAAACGCCCTTGTGTTCAGAATTTGCCACAGTTCAGTGTATATATGGCCTAGCAGTGACATAAACACCATTCCTGGAGAACTGACTGATGCTTCTGCTTGTAAGAACATACTGCGCTTTATTCA ATTTGAGCCAGAAGAAGACATAAAACGAAAATTCATGAGAAAGAAGGACAAAAAGTTATCAGACATG CATCAAATAGTAAATATAGATCTTATGCTGGAAATGTCAACCTCCCTGGCAGCTGTAATCCCCATCGTTGAAAGGGAAAGCGGAGGACACCATTATGTTAATATGACTTTACCTGTCGATGCAGTTATATCTGTTGCTCCAGAAGAAACATGGGGAAA AGTTCGTAAACTCCTAGTTGATGCAATTCATAATCAACTAACTGACatggaaaaatgtattttgaaatatatgaaagGAACGTCTATTGTGGTCCCTGAACCACTGCACTTTTTATTaccagggaaaaaaaatcttgtaacAATTTCATATCCTTCAGGAATACCAGATGGCCAGCTGCAGGCCTATAGGGAG GAGTTACATGATCTCTTCAATCTGCCTCACGACAGACCCTATTTCAAAAGGTCTAATGCTTATCACTTTCCAGATGAGCCATACAAAGATGGTTACATTAGAAATCCACATACTTATCTTAATCCACCTAACATGGAGACTGGTATG ATTTATGTGGTCCAGGGCATATATGGCTATCATCATTATATGCAGGATCGGATAGATGACAATGGCTGGGGCTGTGCTTATCGATCTCTGCAGACTATCTGCTCTTGGTTCAAACATCAGGGATACACAGAGAGGTCCATTCCAACACACAGAGAAATTCAGCAG GCTCTAGTCGATGCCGGTGACAAACCAGCAACATTTGTCGGATCGCGGCAATGGATTGGATCTATTGAGGTACAGCTGGTACTAAACCAATTGATTGGTATAACTTCAAAAATCCTGTTTGTCAG CCAAGGTTCAGAAATTGCCTCTCAAGGACGGGAACTGGCTAATCATTTCCAAAGTGAAGGAACTCCAGTTATGATCG gGGGAGGAGTTTTGGCCCACACAATACTAGGAGTTGCATGGAATGAGATTACAGGGCAGATAAagtttctgattctagatccacATTATACTGGCGCTGAAGACCTGCAAGTTATTTTGGAAAAG